A DNA window from Zingiber officinale cultivar Zhangliang chromosome 3A, Zo_v1.1, whole genome shotgun sequence contains the following coding sequences:
- the LOC122050530 gene encoding protein FAR-RED IMPAIRED RESPONSE 1-like codes for MIYAATSLRDPPSATQLVAHVSNSTSSTTHLGLGLSLRFIRGEETIMEEGKFDSNEMKDNTDHADQDLSPSTVEEVKLPEIGMVFSSEEEIRTFYNSYATSVGFVEAGGYENLSFDERKCRNYISEARRLRLGEGDAEALNARCRAAYDYFCDVVTFDTTYLTNSYDMPFAPFVGVNHHGQSILLGCGLISSENSATLTWLFNSWLTCMHGCAPKAIITDQCCAMTIAIEEVFPNSHHRLCLWHIMKKLPVKLGGHAQYKLIKKQLKNIVYNSLTVDECDVNWLKMIEEFKLENNDWLKSLYDERNRWIPVYVKDHFWAGMSTTQRSESMNAFFDDYVHSKTSLKQFVEQQFQNAYTNNIFKLFQDEIRGLMFCDASLLREEGTTLIFEVVENMLGNNGKPGREVSFMVIEVPMSYIMDLWRKDIKRGYQSISNIYDGYGCSEKRLRYNTLTRLMQEVQQLGAESDEICSVLVEIMKDTKEKLIIAMENGQSRAGQFEEASTSERTANAKRFGGHLCSRWYLCSLFSAHSCSCWHLYGDR; via the exons ATGATTTATGCCGCGACTTCTCTCCGCGACCCACCCTCCGCGACCCAGTTGGTAGCTCACGTGTCCAACTCCACGTCCTCCACGACCCACCTCGGCCTCGGCCTCTCTCTCCGCTTCATACGTG GTGAAGAAACTATTATGGAAGAAGGAAAATTTGATTCAAATGAGATGAAAGATAACACCGATCATGCGGATCAAGACCTATCTCCATCTACCGTCGAAGAAGTGAAGCTACCTGAGATTGGAATGGTATTTTCCTCTGAAGAAGAAATTCGTACGTTTTATAATTCCTATGCTACCAGTGTTGGTTTTG TTGAGGCTGGAGGTTATGAGAATTTATcatttgatgagagaaaatgtagaAATTATATTTCAGAAGCTAGAAGGTTGAGGTTAGGGGAAGGAGATGCTGAAGCTTTGA ATGCAAGATGTAGGGCTGCGTATGATTACTTTTGTGATGTCGTGACTTTTGATACAACTTATTTGACTAATAGTTATGACATGCCTTTTGCTCCATTTGTTGGGGTGAATCATCATGGGCAATCTATTCTGTTGGGATGTGGATTAATATCAAGTGAAAACTCAGCAACATTGACATGGTTGTTCAACTCATGGTTGACATGTATGCACGGATGTGCTCCAAAGGCTATAATCACAGACCAATGTTGTGCAATGACAATCGCAATTGAAGAGGTATTTCCGAATTCTCATCATCGTCTATGTCTTTGGCATATTATGAAAAAACTACCAGTGAAGCTaggtggtcatgctcaatacaaacTGATAAAGAAACAATTAAAGAACATTGTTTATAACTCTCTTACtgttgatgaatgtgatgtgaaTTGGTTAAAAATGATTGAGGAGTTTAAGTTGGAGAACAATGATTGGTTGAAATCTTTATATGATGAACGAAATAGATGGATACCTGTGTATGTTAAAGATCACTTTTGGGCTGGTATGTCCACAACTCAAAGAAGTGAAAGTATGAATGCATTTTTTGATGACTATGTTCATTCTAAAACATCTTTGAAGCAATTTGTTGAGCA ACAATTCCAAAATGCCTACactaacaatatatttaagttgttccaagatGAAATAAGAGGGTTGATGTTTTGCGATGCCTCTTTGTTGAGGGAAGAAGGGACAACTTTAATATTTGAAGTAGTAGAAAATATGTTGGGAAATAATGGAAAACCTGGAAGAGAAGTTTCCTTTATG GTTATTGAGGTTCCTATGAGTTATATTATGGACCTATGGCGCAAAGATATTAAGCGTGGGTATCAAAGCATCAGTAACATATATGATGGATATGGTTGTAGTGAAAAAAGACTTCGGTATAATACTCTCACCCGATTGATGCAAGAGGTTCAACAACTTGGAGCCGAAAGTGATGAGATTTGTTCTGTTCTGGTGGAAATCATGAAAGACACTAAGGAAAAACTTATTATTGCTATGGAGAATGGGCAATCAAGGGCTGGACAATTTGAAGAAGCATCTACATCTGAG AGAACTGCAAATGCAAAGCGTTTTGGAGGACATCTTTGTAGCAG GTGGTACCTTTGCTCTTTATTCTCTGCTCATTCTTGTTCTTGTTGGCACTTGTATGGTGATCGGTGA